GTGGCCGCGATCACCACGCCGGCAGCGCCGTCGGCGTACAGGGCGTCGGCGGCCTTGGTGATCGTGCCCGCGGTGTCGATCATGTCGTCGACCAGGATGCAGACCCGGCCGGCCACCTCACCGACGACCCGGTTGGCGACGGTCTCGTTCGGCCGGTCGATGTCGCGGGTCTTGTGGATGAAGGCCAGCGGCGCGTTGTTCAGCCGGGCCGACCACTGCTCGGCGACCTTGATCCGGCCGGCGTCCGGCGAGACCACGGCGAGCTGCTGGTCGCCGTACTTGTCCCGTACGTAGTCGGACAGGATCGGCAGCGCCATCAGGTGGTCGACCGGTCCGTCGAAGAAGCCCTGGATCTGCGAGGTGTGCAGGTCGACGCAGATCAGCCGGTTCGCGCCGGCGGTCTTGAACAGGTCGGCCATCAGCCGGGCCGAGATCGGCTCCCGGCCGCGGTGCTTCTTGTCCTGCCGGGCGTAGCCGTAGAACGGCAGCACCACGGTGATCCGCTTGGCCGACGCCCGCTTCAGCGCGTCGACCATGATCAGCTGCTCCATGATCCACTCGTTGATCGGCGAGGTGTGGCTCTGGATCACGAACGCGTCGCTGCCCCGGACCGACTCCTCGAACCGGACGTAGATCTCGCCGTTGGCGAAGTCGTACGCCGAGGTCGGCACCAGGCCGGAGCCGAGCTGCTCGGACACCTCTTCGGCCAGACCGGGATGGGCCCGGCCGGAGAAGACCATCAGGTTCTTCTCGGTGGTTCGCTTCATCCCGCTCATCGCCACTGCCTCCCGTTACGCCTTCTCGCCAGTGTCGCCTGAGGCACCGTCGGCCGACCGCACCTCGGCGCTGCGCGCTCCCGGATCTCCCGGAGCCGCCGTCTGCTCGCCGGATCCACCGGCCGCCGGCGCGGTCGCCGGGGACTCCGCGGACGGCGTACCGGCCAGCGCGTCCTCGGCTGCCTTCGCCGTCTTCGTCCCGGCCCGCCTGCGCGCGACCCAGCCCTTGATGTTGCGCTGCCGCCCGCGGGCGACCGCGATCTCGCCGGGGCCGACCGGCTGGTCGATCGCGGACCCGGCCGCGATGTACGCGCCGTCGGCGATGTCGACCGGCGCGACCAGCACCGAGTTGCTGCCGAGGAAGGAGTAGCGCCCGACGGTGGTGCGGTGCTTGTGCACACCGTCGTAGTTGGCGAAGATCGTGCCGGCGCCGATGTTCGCGCCCTCACCGATCGTCGCGTCCCCGGCGTACGACAGGTGCGGGACCTTCGCGCCGTCGGCGATCGTCGTGTTCTTGGTCTCGACGAAGGTGCCGATCTTGCCCTTCACGCCGAGCGACGTCCCGGGCCGCAGGTACGCGAACGGACCGACCGAGGCGCCCGCGCCGATCCGCGCGCCGGACCCGTGCGTCCGGATGATCGAGGCGCCCTCACCGACCTGTACGTCGGTCAGTGTGGTGTCCGGGCCGATCACGGCCCCGCTGGCCACCGTGGTCGCGCCGTGGAGCTGCGTGTTCGGCAGCAGGGTGACGTCCTGGTCCAGCTCGACGGTCCCGTCGACCCACGTCGTACTCGGGTCGACGATCGTGACGCCGGAGCGCATCAGGGTGTCGAGGGTGCGCCGGTTCAGCTCGGCGCGCAGCGTGGCCAGCTGGACGCGGTCGTTCACGCCCTCGGTCTGCATCGCGTCCTCGATCACCCAGGCACCGACCCGCTTGCCGTCGCCGCGAGCGATGGCCAGGACATCGGTCAGGTACAGCTCGCCCTGCGCGTTGTCCGTGGTCAGCCGGCTCAGCCCGTCGCGCAGCGTGGCCGCGTCGAAGGCGTAGATCCCGGCGTTGATCTCGTCGATCTGGCGCTGCTCGGGGGTGGCGTCCTTGTGCTCGACGATGCCCGCGACCGTGCCGTCGGGACCCGGCAGGATCCGGCCGTACCCGGTCGGGTCGGGCACGCGCGCGGTGAGCACCGTCACAGCGTTGCCCTGCTTGTCGTGCTCGCTGATCAGCTCCAGGAGCGTCTCGGCAGCCAGCAGCGGGACGTCGCCGGAGATGACCACGACCGTCCCGTCGAAGTCGGCCGGTACGGCGGTCAGGCCGGCCCGGACGGCGTCGCCGGTCCCGAGCTGCTGCTCCTGGACGGCGGTCCGGACGCCGGCGTCGACCTCGGTCAGGTGCGCCTCGACCTGCTCACGGCCGGTGCCGACCACGACGACGAGATGCTCGGGCGCGAGTGCACGCGCGGTGACGACCGCGTGCCCGACGAGGCTGCGCCCGCCGAGCTCGTGCAGGACCTTGGGGGTCGCGGATTTCATCCGGGTCCCCTGACCGGCGGCCATCACGATGACCGTCGCAGGACGGTGGGAAGTCACGCGGTCTTCTCCTCGGGTTCCCTACGAGTTCTGGGCGAGTTCGTGCGTGACGCCCGGAACCGAGCGCCCGCGCAAGCGTACTTCCTCACTGTGCGAGGGTTCGCAGCGCATCCACAAGCTTCTGCTCGGTGTAGCCGGTGTACTCGACCATCAACCGCTCCTGGGCCGGCCGGTTGTAGCCCCGGCGGGCGACCTGCTGGTAGAAGTCGGTGACCGCCCGGAGGCCGACCAGCTTGACCAGCTGCTCGACCGCCAGCCAGCTGATTCCGTCACTGTCCGTAGCGTCGTACTCGTCGTCGGCCGGGAGCCGGGACAGGTCGCCGAGGGCCTGGCGCCGGATGTCGTCGCGGGCCGCCGCGACCTGCTTGCCGCGACCGGTCGCGGTCAG
The Kribbella italica DNA segment above includes these coding regions:
- a CDS encoding ribose-phosphate diphosphokinase, with amino-acid sequence MSGMKRTTEKNLMVFSGRAHPGLAEEVSEQLGSGLVPTSAYDFANGEIYVRFEESVRGSDAFVIQSHTSPINEWIMEQLIMVDALKRASAKRITVVLPFYGYARQDKKHRGREPISARLMADLFKTAGANRLICVDLHTSQIQGFFDGPVDHLMALPILSDYVRDKYGDQQLAVVSPDAGRIKVAEQWSARLNNAPLAFIHKTRDIDRPNETVANRVVGEVAGRVCILVDDMIDTAGTITKAADALYADGAAGVVIAATHAILSGPAVDRLKNCQASEVIVTNTLPISEDRKFDKLTELSIAPLISRAIREVFEDGSVTSLFEGRA
- the glmU gene encoding bifunctional UDP-N-acetylglucosamine diphosphorylase/glucosamine-1-phosphate N-acetyltransferase GlmU, which encodes MTSHRPATVIVMAAGQGTRMKSATPKVLHELGGRSLVGHAVVTARALAPEHLVVVVGTGREQVEAHLTEVDAGVRTAVQEQQLGTGDAVRAGLTAVPADFDGTVVVISGDVPLLAAETLLELISEHDKQGNAVTVLTARVPDPTGYGRILPGPDGTVAGIVEHKDATPEQRQIDEINAGIYAFDAATLRDGLSRLTTDNAQGELYLTDVLAIARGDGKRVGAWVIEDAMQTEGVNDRVQLATLRAELNRRTLDTLMRSGVTIVDPSTTWVDGTVELDQDVTLLPNTQLHGATTVASGAVIGPDTTLTDVQVGEGASIIRTHGSGARIGAGASVGPFAYLRPGTSLGVKGKIGTFVETKNTTIADGAKVPHLSYAGDATIGEGANIGAGTIFANYDGVHKHRTTVGRYSFLGSNSVLVAPVDIADGAYIAAGSAIDQPVGPGEIAVARGRQRNIKGWVARRRAGTKTAKAAEDALAGTPSAESPATAPAAGGSGEQTAAPGDPGARSAEVRSADGASGDTGEKA